The Lacticaseibacillus pabuli region ACGACGCTTTGCTTACTTAGTTGCATTGTTTCCCTTCTTTCTCCATTTCGTGATGATAAACGCCACCAACGGAATCACCAATAAGATAACGGCCACAATCAACTCAAGCCGATAATTCATCAAGTAAGCCCAAAATGAGATTTGCTTTTGCTGACCATCATATGCCACTCGTTTGGCCGTGACGTGCAACCGTTGCTTGTTTTGGAGTAACGGATAGCAGGTGATCAACGTCAACAGGTCTTGCCCCTTTTTTGGTGATAAATCTTTTACATAGGTTGGTGCATGCACGCCATCTCCTTGCTTGGCACGATTGATGACCTTATATTCCAGCATCTTTTTCCCAGCCTTAATATAAATTTTGTCCCCATTTCTCAGATCAGAGATCCAAGTAAACAAAGGCTTGGTCTTACCTGAATGTCCATCAATAACCGCGTGCGTTCCTGCACCTCCACCTAAAGGCGATGAGGCCGGCAACCAACCTGCCCCAATCTCCAATGCAGCATCGGAAGAATCAGAAAAGATCGGCAAGCGTAGGGCAATCTTTGGAATCATGACCGCACCAATGGTTTTCAACTGCTGATTCTGAAGATTGATATCGCTAGTCGTCCCTTTGGTTTGCTTTCGTGCTTGCTGCTCAATTACCGCACCTTGATGGTCTAGGCTATTAATATCAATCTGCTGTTGGCGATAAGTTTCAAATTGGGTGTATCCGTAGTAGCCAACTGCGCTTAATACGACGACTAGACAAGCCACAAACAAGATCCACATGCCACGACGCCGTCTGCTGTTGTGGTATGCTGTTAGCTTCGTCGCCGTGTCTAATAATGTCTTTGGTTGTCTATTTGGCATATACTAAGCCACCTTGTGCTTCTTGACCTCGTAGACACTAATTGCCGCTACACCAGCGACAACGACAATGCTAATGGCGATCATCGCCTTGAATTCATTGGACCCCGTATTTGGCAAGGTAGGCTTTGCATCGTCGCTGGCAACATAGACCGTGTTCGTGTAAGTGTTCGGCCCAACGACGAATTTCTGGCTATGATTATTGAGTTCATAACCAGTTGGCGCCTTCACTTCTTGGAGAATGTAATTGCCAGCAATTAAACCTTTGATAGCAAAGTTCCCATCCTTATCAGAAGTCAAAATTCCCGCTTTGACATCAGAGGCTTTGTCAACCCATTGGGCTTCCGCAATCGCATCATCGTCAGCACCGTCCTTAAATCCATTGAAGAACTTGCCATCAGCATTTTTGACAACAAATTGTGCCCCTTTAAGCGGCGTGCGCGCAATCCCAGTCCCAAAGAGTCCCGAAGACTGCTTCGTGAACCGAGCGCCATACGTGTAGACGGGAACTTTGTGCTTGATGTGACGAGTATGTTGCTTTCCGACAGTGGTTGGATGGTTCTGATACCCAAGATCAAACGTGTTGTACAAGGCGGAGTCAATCATCGCATCATTATTGATCACTTCTGAGTAGGTGAGATTGATATCGCCCCCTTGATACTTGGCCACAGTATTGGAGACCTTGCCATCATTGACAATAAATTGAATCTTGTAGCCTCGACCATCAGCAAGATCAGTCAATGTATAGTCGGTGCCTTCTTTTAACGTCACATCACCATCATCGACTTTGTTATTGCTATTAATATCAATAGTCGCCTTGAAGTTTGCTTCCGCACGATCCCAGGTTAACCCTGCATCGGCGGTATCAGTCCCTTCAAAAATCCCGTAAGGCTCAGTGATATACGACTGCCCAGCAATCTCGCTGCCAGTGCCACCATTGATATCATTCGGGATATGAATCGTGGTCTTGAAGTCCGCTAGTGTCCCTTCGGTGAAGGAGTTGTGGTCGTCTTCCAAAGTCTTTTGCATGTCTGGGGCATGATAGTTCATCACGTCTGCGTGTAGCGTACTTGGATCTACACCATCCTCACCAATACTAAAGGTCAGCTTATTAGCACTGTCATTACGCGCATCTGCCCCTAACAAATAGGTCGCTTCGCTATCACTATCAATATCTGCAACATCTGATGACGCTTCTTCTACGAAGTAATAGTCGCCTCGTACCAAACCACTTACGGTCAACGCACCATTAGCATCAGTCTTAACGACTGTGCCAGTCGCTTTGCCAGAGCCCGGCTTTCCCGTGTACAACTGAAATGGGATCCCCGACAAGTAACTGGTCTTGCCGTCCCCAGAAGGACTATCGCCATGCTTGGTCAACGTAAACTTCAACTGCTGTACGATGTTCTTGGGATAGCCATTGGATTCGGTTTGCCATGCCGTTCCTGCTGTATTCGTCAACGGTAAAGCAACTACAATCGGTTGTGAAATCTGGGTAACCAAACCCTTTGGATGAGTCGTTTCAATGATGACCCAAACATGGTGTTCGGCGTTGTCATCGCTGGCTGCAAGATTCTTGAATGTGGTAGTAGATCCGCTAGTAATGAACTGTTCAGCAGTCTTTGTCTGCGCATTCTTTACATAGTAGTTTCCGGTTGGATCCTTGGCAATATCATCACCAATGGTCTTTAGTCCTGCATCGGTCATGTCGCCCGATTCAATCGTGTTGGTGATATCATAGGCCGTGTAGCCGACCTTCCCGTATTTAGTGGGATCAAAGTCGGTCGTATCGTTGTTCCATGACTGGGTGTTGCCATCATCAACCACCGAGGCTTGTGTCTTTCCAAGCAGCGTCATACCTTTATGCACGGTATAGTTGACCGTAGTCGGCGCCAATCGAGCAAAATCACTATTGGCATCGAGCTGCACTTCTGCAGCATGTACTGTTGCGCCGGTCGTAGCATTAATGACAAAGGCGCTTCCAGCGCCTAAAGCCAACGCCATGCCGCAAACAGTAAAGGCTAACCGCAGATGTTTTACTTTCTTCACTTGACTCATTTAGTTGTTCCCCTTTTTCTTATTGATAACCAGTGATAC contains the following coding sequences:
- a CDS encoding class C sortase: MPNRQPKTLLDTATKLTAYHNSRRRRGMWILFVACLVVVLSAVGYYGYTQFETYRQQQIDINSLDHQGAVIEQQARKQTKGTTSDINLQNQQLKTIGAVMIPKIALRLPIFSDSSDAALEIGAGWLPASSPLGGGAGTHAVIDGHSGKTKPLFTWISDLRNGDKIYIKAGKKMLEYKVINRAKQGDGVHAPTYVKDLSPKKGQDLLTLITCYPLLQNKQRLHVTAKRVAYDGQQKQISFWAYLMNYRLELIVAVILLVIPLVAFIITKWRKKGNNATK
- a CDS encoding SpaA isopeptide-forming pilin-related protein yields the protein MSQVKKVKHLRLAFTVCGMALALGAGSAFVINATTGATVHAAEVQLDANSDFARLAPTTVNYTVHKGMTLLGKTQASVVDDGNTQSWNNDTTDFDPTKYGKVGYTAYDITNTIESGDMTDAGLKTIGDDIAKDPTGNYYVKNAQTKTAEQFITSGSTTTFKNLAASDDNAEHHVWVIIETTHPKGLVTQISQPIVVALPLTNTAGTAWQTESNGYPKNIVQQLKFTLTKHGDSPSGDGKTSYLSGIPFQLYTGKPGSGKATGTVVKTDANGALTVSGLVRGDYYFVEEASSDVADIDSDSEATYLLGADARNDSANKLTFSIGEDGVDPSTLHADVMNYHAPDMQKTLEDDHNSFTEGTLADFKTTIHIPNDINGGTGSEIAGQSYITEPYGIFEGTDTADAGLTWDRAEANFKATIDINSNNKVDDGDVTLKEGTDYTLTDLADGRGYKIQFIVNDGKVSNTVAKYQGGDINLTYSEVINNDAMIDSALYNTFDLGYQNHPTTVGKQHTRHIKHKVPVYTYGARFTKQSSGLFGTGIARTPLKGAQFVVKNADGKFFNGFKDGADDDAIAEAQWVDKASDVKAGILTSDKDGNFAIKGLIAGNYILQEVKAPTGYELNNHSQKFVVGPNTYTNTVYVASDDAKPTLPNTGSNEFKAMIAISIVVVAGVAAISVYEVKKHKVA